A segment of the Bacillota bacterium genome:
CGTTCCTCTGGAGGGCGACGTCCAGTTGGTGGAGGGACGTCTCGGGCCGGAGGCCACGAAGATCGGGCTGTGGCACGTCTGTCTCCTGGCCGGTCACTTCCGCGTGAGCCGGCTGGCCATGATTTGGCAGCTTTTCAATCTCAAGCTGATCACCGAGCGGGAACGGAGTACACTCCTGGCTGCCGACCAGGACGGGTCTGGGCGGACGTTGTCCCGTATGCTCGGCATTGACGCCGAGATCCAATGCGAAGGCGCGGCTGAAGCCGGTGAGCGGCAGGTTGTTCGTCCAACTAAGTTGCGCCTCGCTCGACGGCGATTGCTCCACCTTGCTCTGGAGGCGCTCCAGCACGAGGTCATCTCCCGCCGAAAGTTCCGGGAGCTCGCGCGCCTGGGGGACTTCGACCCCGACGAGCTCGGAGCAACTCTGGAGAGGATCGAGGCACCAACTGGGCCCTCGGGTTCGGAAAGCGAGGGCTAGTCTTGGACGTCCTCCTCGACACCAACGTCATCATCGACCTCATCGCGTTGGCGTGTCTCGCCCGCGTGTTGGAGGCCGGAGCGTTCCGCTTCTGGATAGTGGAGAGCGTGAGGCAGGAGGTCACGGACCTGAGGCAACGGGCCATTCTGGAGGAGCAACTGCAGGCGGGCGCCATACGCCAGACGCGCGTCGACGACATCGAGGAACTGAAAACTTATGTGGAGCTCCGGACAGTGTCGGCAGATGGTGAAGCAGCCAGCATAGCTGCGGCAGTCCATCAGGGTTGGGCTTTCGCCACTTACGAAAAGGGCCGGACGGAACGGGAGGCGCTTCGCCGCCTGGGCCGTAGCCGGTATCTGCGGACGCCGTGCCTTCTTGCGGCAGCTATTCAAGCGGGGACCATGACGCTGGAGGATCTGGACATGGCACTTGCGACGCTGCCGTCAGGCCTTCCGAAGGATGAGAAGACTCCGCGGCGCCTTGCGCACTTGAAGACGCTCAGAAATGAGGTCCTGCAGATACTGGGGATTACCTGAGGTATCCGAGCGTGAAGCGGCGGCGCCGGCGGTTATAGAACCCCTCGATGTACTGGAAGATTCCGGGTGTCGAGGAGTGGCCTGCTACTACAAGTTGCCCATGCTCACTTCTCATGGTTGTGAGGGACGTAGTGAAAGATGCAGTAAGCCCTCCTACTGCGGGGGAAATCCCCCCGTGTCGGAGATTTGAGTTTGCCTCAGTGATGACAAAGGCCCGTGCACGCAGGGCCAAGACGTGACGTAACGGAAAGCAGAAGCTGCCGGAGAGCCGGAGACCCCCGATCAGTCCTCCTCGAAGTAGTCGAGGTCTACCCTTTTCACAACGTAGCTTGCGACCGGTGTGACCCCAACGTCATGATCTATCATCAGCTCAGCGAGTTGCTCTCCGTCTATCAGCACGATCTTCTTCTCGATCTTGCCTATGTACTCCCTTGCGTCCTTGGAGAACTGAGATGTCGTGATGAGGACGCCTTTTTTCGCCCTTTGTCCCTCGAGACTTCCGGCAAAGGCTTGCACAATCGGTCTCCCCACCACTGTCCTCCACCGTTTAGCCTGGACATACACTATGTCTAGACCCAGCTTGTCCTCCTTAATGATGCCGTCTATTCCGTCATCGCCCGTATGACCGACAGCCTGACCCGCATCTTGCCTGGATCCGCCGTACCCCATAGCCACTAACAGGTCCACGACCAGCTTTTCGAAGAACTTCGGCGAGCAGGTCTTGATACGCTCGAGGATTTCGTGTGCCAGACTGCGCCTGAGCTCTTGGTAACTTGACTCCAGTATTTCTTCAGGCGTCTGATCGGTCTCTCTATCGTTCTCCTCTTCCTTTGTCTCTTGGGACGGCGGGCGATAAAACTCCTTGAACTCCGGATACTGCTGCAGGAATCCGACAGTGAAGTCGCCAGGTGGATTTGCCAGCACCTCGAGTCCACGTTCCGTTATGCGAAACCGCCCCCGGCTGGTGCTTACGAGGAGTCCCGCCTTGCTCAGGTATGTGCGGGCCCAACCGACTCGGTTGTCAAACTTGGCCTGGCGGCCACTTGGAAGCAGTTCGTTTCTATCGTCTTCGCTGAGATGCAGTTCCTGCGCCAGCGCTTCAATGGTCTCGCTGAGGCGGTGTTCTTGATCGTCCGCTGCAATCCTGAGGAGAGGAAGCATCAGACTCTCGAAATCTGGGACCGCCATCTTTGTCAGCCCGCTGTTCCGTGTCCGTTCTCGCGTTCTCCAATGTGAGGCTCAATGCCTCGTTTCCGCGGACTCATGCGGTCGGAAGTAAGAGTCACGGCGGCCTGCGCCCACTGCAACCCTCATTCCAGCTAGCGCTACGTTCGCGCGATGGCTCGACGACATATCATTTGGCCTCGGACACAGCACGAACGGTGAGTATGTAGGTGGTACAGGCGAGCACGCTGCCCATCCTCGCAGGTATCAGCTCATGTGCCCGGCTATGTCTCGTCCTGTAGCGTCGTTTCGACATATTCTCGAGTGTTCCTCCTTGCTTGCAGTGCGTAGCGGGTTCCTCGGTCACTGAGAACCCTGGAGCTACGGTCGAACCGGTCCAGTGCGGTGAGGCACCGGGACGCTTTCTTATCGGGGCGACCAACCCCGATATCGCGGCTCCCGCTGTCACGGATGCGCTTGTGAGGCTCGCGCATACAACACCCGCCGCCACTGCGTGACACCAGTGGTCCATGTCTCGTGCCCAAACCAAGCAACCAACGTGTGCGTTTTCTGGCCGCCGAAAGCATTCTGTCATGAGTGATGTGGAAAGACATCAATAGTCCAACTGGAATAGTCGAGAGACGACGGGGAGACTGCGGGGCAACCCCTGGATGAACGATCGTCCTTTCGGATGGGAGCACCTGGATTGGACTGTATGGATGGAGGCATGAGGAGAGCCAAAGACCTGCGGAATCTTGTGTAACTCAATTTCCAGGTTCCAGGCAACCAGGAGGAGATGGCGCGCGAATCTTGAACTGATCATTCGTGCCGCCCAGAGGAATTACGTCGCCGCGCAGAGGGGGAATCTCTTTGACGGCACGAATGATCAGTTCAAGATTCGCGCGCCATCTCCTCCTGGTNNNNNNNNNNTGATCGGCGACAGTAGAGGAACCTCGGCACCGAGTTTGGTACGGGAATCCCTACCAGGGTTGGACAAAACGGTGCTTGTAGGAGGGTGAGAAATGCGAGATTCGCGACCACCATTCAAGTTTGATCTGCGCGATATCTTGGCTCGCGCCTGCCGTCACGTTAGCGATCATGTTTCCGGGGTGACCATAAACCTTCCGTTCGTTTCGGTTTCAGTGAATCCGAACGCAACGGAAAAGAAAATCGCCAAAGAAATCCTAATCCGCCTTGCTGATAAGCGGGTGCTGAACGCCTTCGAATGCTGTGATGACTGCATAAACCACGCGCTGGCCTCTCTTCGCGAAATCCGCTCATTCTTGGTCGGCAAACAGGTTGAGCTTGCGGATTTCACAGACGGTGCGCTGTATCTCTTGGTCGAGCTCATGTTGGAAGGCATTCGCCAGTTCTTCACATTCGAAGAACGGCTGCGCACACAGAGCGGTGTTCATCTTAACGGAGCGCTTCACGATCGAGCTCGTACCACGAGGGAGAAGTACTTCGCGGCTTTGGAAATGCTTCGGGCACACCTTCATAGGTGTCTACTGCAAGTGTCCGCAATTGCGGATACCAATCTCCCGAAGATCTCAGATCACATGAGCTATGATCGGGCTTGGCAAACCGAGGCGTATGTTGAGCTCACCACGGAATCCTAGGCAGTCCTCTGGGTTACAAGAGGAGGGGGCACTCACAGAGCGAACGCATAATGAGTCCAAGCAGTCTGTCGCATAGCCCTAGGGTATCCACCAAACCGGATCAACTCCACTTGCCATTTGCCCCCGTTATTCGGCTGCCGTCGCAGTCGTGTCGAACGACCTTTGCCATTCGGCAGGATCGGGCTTCGATTTGTCGAAAAGGCGGATCGGTATTTGAAGCCATGGGGCGCTGTGGCGTTTTGTGTTCTGGCCCTGGCGATTGCGGAAAGTCCTGCACCAAGGCTGAGCCGGAGCGTTTCTGTCCAGTTCTGGTGTCACTGCGTGTCGGTCGCTAGGGCAGGCGCCGGCAGCCCGGAGGACTACTTCTATGTGGCTGCGCGTATGCTCGCAATAGCAATCGGGGGTGCCTGCGGGAGTGGCGTACACGGCATACGTGGAGGAGGCTGGTGATGAGGGTTTGGGCCGGGGATCGAGATGGTTCATTGTTGGCGCGGTGATCGTGGATAAATCCAACGATCTCGCAGTCAGCCGCTGCATTGACGACATCAAAGACAAACTCGGTCTCGAACTGACCGCGCCTGTCCACTGGAGAAACGTGAAGCACCCAAGTATGCGGCGTTTCGTGATCGACCGTCTCAAGAAAGAAGACTTCGTCATCTCATATGTTGTATGCGATACGTACGACGATAGGATCAAGACCAGCTCTCTGAAAGGGAACGGCAGACTGTACGCGTATGCGGTGATATTCCTGGTAGAACGGCTGTCCTGGTTCGGGCGGGATCGCGGAAAGACTGTTGATTTGGTCCTCGCAAATCGGTCGAACGTGTCTTATGACGAACTCAAGGGTTATTTTGAGCACATCCAAAAGGATCCCTCATGCCAGGTCAAGAGAGGCGTGATCGATGTTGGCCGGGTGCGCTGCCAGGCGGTGCGCCAGGTGAAGCTGCTGCAAGTTGCTGACATATGCAATGGGGCTTGTTTCAACGCGTTGGAGTACGACAGGTTCGGGTATTATGACGAGAGGTACTTACTGGGACTGTGGAACAAGATCTACCGGAGGAAGGGCAATCTGTTCAGCTACGGGCTGAAGTTCCTGCCAAGTGGCCTTCATGATGAGGAGTGGGTCAGGAAGAGTTACCCGTGGCTGAGGTGCAAGGAATGAAAAGTGCAGACCCCGAGCTCAAGGATCCCACACGTCAAAGCG
Coding sequences within it:
- a CDS encoding DUF3800 domain-containing protein codes for the protein MAYTAYVEEAGDEGLGRGSRWFIVGAVIVDKSNDLAVSRCIDDIKDKLGLELTAPVHWRNVKHPSMRRFVIDRLKKEDFVISYVVCDTYDDRIKTSSLKGNGRLYAYAVIFLVERLSWFGRDRGKTVDLVLANRSNVSYDELKGYFEHIQKDPSCQVKRGVIDVGRVRCQAVRQVKLLQVADICNGACFNALEYDRFGYYDERYLLGLWNKIYRRKGNLFSYGLKFLPSGLHDEEWVRKSYPWLRCKE
- a CDS encoding restriction endonuclease, which encodes MAVPDFESLMLPLLRIAADDQEHRLSETIEALAQELHLSEDDRNELLPSGRQAKFDNRVGWARTYLSKAGLLVSTSRGRFRITERGLEVLANPPGDFTVGFLQQYPEFKEFYRPPSQETKEEENDRETDQTPEEILESSYQELRRSLAHEILERIKTCSPKFFEKLVVDLLVAMGYGGSRQDAGQAVGHTGDDGIDGIIKEDKLGLDIVYVQAKRWRTVVGRPIVQAFAGSLEGQRAKKGVLITTSQFSKDAREYIGKIEKKIVLIDGEQLAELMIDHDVGVTPVASYVVKRVDLDYFEED